The proteins below are encoded in one region of Canis lupus familiaris isolate Mischka breed German Shepherd chromosome 21, alternate assembly UU_Cfam_GSD_1.0, whole genome shotgun sequence:
- the LOC119877348 gene encoding 28S ribosomal protein S33, mitochondrial-like, with product MSSLSEYALRMTGLSAWLFGEIARPTDSKSMKVVKLFSEQPLAKRKETSDWYPNHNTSFALMGTLCFLGLYRDEHQDFKDEQLCLKKLHGKGKPRKGEGKRATKKK from the coding sequence ATGTCTTCCCTTTCAGAATATGCCTTGCGCATGACTGGTCTGAGCGCCTGGCTGTTCGGTGAAATTGCCAGGCCTACTGACTCCAAATCAATGAAAGTAGTGAAACTGTTTAGCGAGCAGCCTTTGGCCAAGAGGAAGGAGACTTCTGACTGGTATCCAAATCACAACACTTCTTTTGCACTCATGGGGACACTATGTTTCCTTGGCCTCTATAGAGATGAGCATCAGGACTTCAAGGATGAGCAGCTGTGTCTCAAGAAGCTTCATGGCAAAGGAAAACctaggaaaggagaagggaaaagagccacaaaaaagaaatag